In Cervus elaphus chromosome 3, mCerEla1.1, whole genome shotgun sequence, the following proteins share a genomic window:
- the KRT82 gene encoding keratin, type II cuticular Hb2 → MSCRSFQQGFRCGSRGFSSCSAVLPRVVTHYAVSKGPCQTGGSGSFRALGCLGSRSLCNVGFGRPRVASRCGLPGFGYRAGATCGSSACIAPVTINESLLVPLELEVDPTVQRVKRDEKEQIKCLNNRFASFINKVRFLEQKNKLLETKWKFMQQQRCCSNNIEPLFEGYISTLRRQLDFLTGDRDRLASEFHCLQDTLEGYKKKYEEELSLRPSAENEFVALKKDVDTAFLINSDLEINVETLIHEIDFLKTLYTEETNLLQSQISETSVTVKMDNSRELDTDGIIAQIKAQYDEIANRSKAEAEAWYQSRYEELQLTAGNHCDNLRNRKNEILEINKLIQRLQQDIENVKAQRCKLEAAVTQAEQQGEAALNDAKCKLAGLEEALQKAKQDMACLLKEYQEVMNSKLGLDIEIATYRRLLEGEEQRLCEGVGPVNISVSSSKGAILYEPCVVSTPVYCPGSTSVLKSSGGCGIVGTGEIYIPCEPQGLLVCGSRRSSSVKLGAGGSSSCHKC, encoded by the exons ATGTCGTGCCGCTCCTTCCAGCAGGGCTTCAGATGTGGCAGCCGGGGTTTCAGCTCCTGCTCAGCCGTCCTCCCCCGGGTGGTCACCCACTATGCAGTGAGCAAGGGGCCATGCCAGACTGGGGGCAGTGGGAGTTTCCGCGCCCTGGGCTGCCTCGGCTCCCGGAGCCTGTGCAACGTGGGCTTCGGGCGGCCGCGGGTCGCCTCCAGGTGTGGCCTGCCTGGCTTTGGGTACCGAGCAGGTGCCACTTGTGGGTCTTCTGCCTGCATTGCCCCTGTAACCATCAATGAGAGCCTGCTGGTCCCGCTCGAGCTGGAGGTCGACCCAACTGTCCAGAGGGTGAAGAGGGACGAGAAGGAGCAGATCAAGTGTCTCAATAACCGCTTTGCATCCTTCATCAACAAG GTCAggttcctggaacagaaaaacaaGCTGCTGGAGACCAAGTGGAAATTCATGCAGCAACAGAGGTGCTGCTCGAACAACATTGAGCCCCTTTTTGAGGGCTACATCTCCACCCTTCGGAGGCAGCTGGACTTCTTGACCGGGGACCGAGACCGGCTGGCATCAGAGTTCCACTGCCTCCAAGACACGCTGGAGGGCTACAAGAAAAA ATATGAAGAGGAGCTCTCCCTGCGGCCCAGTGCTGAAAATGAGTTTGTTGCCTTGAAGAAG GATGTGGACACGGCCTTCCTGATAAATTCTGACCTGGAGATCAATGTGGAAACTCTGATCCATGAGATCGACTTCCTGAAAACCCTGTATACCGAG GAGACGAACCTGCTCCAGTCTCAGATCTCAGAGACCTCAGTCACTGTGAAGATGGACAATAGCCGGGAGCTGGACACGGATGGCATCATTGCCCAGATCAAGGCCCAGTACGACGAAATTGCCAACCGCAGCAAAGCCGAAGCAGAGGCCTGGTACCAGAGCCGG TATGAGGAGCTCCAGCTGACGGCCGGGAATCACTGTGACAACCTCCGCAACCGCAAGAACGAGATCCTGGAAATAAACAAGTTGATCCAGCGGCTGCAGCAAGACATTGAGAATGTCAAAGCCCAG CGCTGCAAGCTGGAGGCTGCAGTGACCCAGGCAGAGCAGCAGGGCGAGGCAGCCCTCAATGATGCCAAGTGCAAGCTGGCAGGGCTGGAGGAGGCCCTGCAGAAGGCCAAGCAGGACATGGCCTGCCTGCTCAAGGAGTACCAGGAAGTGATGAACTCCAAGCTGGGCCTGGACATCGAGATCGCCACCTACAGGCGCCTGCTGGAGGGCGAGGAGCAGAG GCTGTGTGAAGGTGTTGGACCCGTGAATATCT CTGTGAGCAGCTCCAAAGGTGCCATCCTCTACGAGCCATGTGTGGTCAGCACACCTGTGTACTGTCCAGGGAGCACCAGTGTCCTCAAGAGCAGTGGGGGCTGCGGCATCGTGGGCACTGGTGAAATCTACATCCCCTGCGAGCCCCAGGGGCTCCTCGTCTGTGGGAGCAGGCGGAGCTCCAGTGTGAAGCTAGGGGCTGGGGGCAGCTCCTCCTGCCACAAGTGTTAG
- the LOC122681418 gene encoding keratin, type II cytoskeletal 5-like, producing MTQRSSITIKSGGSRNFSASSANLLSGCRPSFSSISMIQSGKSFGGGFGGGFGTRSLHSFGGNKRISISSGYRSNRTSFGGLGSIGCRVGGVGSGYGFGGGMMSGAGGIHEVTVNQSLLTPLHLEIDPSLQRVRKEEKEQIKTLNNKFASFIDKVRFLEQQNKVLETKWSLLQEHKATRANLEPMFEGYINNLRRQLDSLGGERSRLEVELKSMQEVVEDFKNKYEEEINRRTAAENEFVVLKKDVDAAYMNKVELEAKVEALMDEINFLRSFYEAELAQLHAQISETSVVLSMDNNRKLDLDSIISEVKAQYEDIANRSRAEAESWYQIKYEELQRSAGRHGEDLRSTRMEISELNRVIQRLRSEIENVKKQCSTLQAAIADAEQRGELALKDAKHKLAELEEALQKAKQDMARQLREYQELMNVKLALDIEIATYRKLLEGEECRLTGEGVGPVNISVVSSSGGSGYSGGGGLCVTGGGYGFGSSGSSFSSTSGRGMSGTSSSMRIISKTSSSKSYRS from the exons ATGACCCAACGATCCTCTATCACCATCAAGTCAGGAGGCTCTCGGAACTTCAGTGCTTCCTCAGCCAACCTCCTCTCAGGCTGCCGGCCCAGCTTCAGTTCCATCTCCATGATCCAGAGTGGGAAGAGTTTCGGGGGTGGCTTCGGAGGTGGCTTTGGAACCAGGAGCCTCCATAGCTTTGGGGGTAACAAGAGAATCTCCATCAGCAGTGGCTACCGCTCCAACCGAACCAGCTTTGGGGGTCTTGGGAGCATAGGGTGCAGAGTGGGAGGAGTTGGCAGTGGCTATGGGTTTGGAGGTGGGATGATGTCTGGCGCTGGAGGTATCCATGAGGTCACCGTCAACCAGAGCCTCCTGACTCCCCTTCACCTGGAGATCGATCCGTCCCTCCAGCGGGTgcgaaaggaggagaaggagcagatCAAGACCCTTAACAACAAGTTCGCCTCCTTCATCGACAAG GTGCGGTTCCTGGAGCAGCAGAACAAGGTCCTGGAGACCAAATGGAGCCTCCTGCAGGAGCATAAAGCAACCAGGGCCAATCTCGAGCCCATGTTTGAAGGCTACATCAATAACCTGAGGCGGCAGCTGGACAGCCTTGGGGGAGAGCGCTCGAGGCTGGAGGTGGAGCTGAAGAGCATGCAGGAAGTGGTGGAGGACTTCAAGAACAA gTACGAAGAGGAAATAAACAGGCGCACAGCAGCTGAGAACGAGTTTGTAGTGCTCAAGAAG GATGTGGATGCTGCCTACATGAACAAAGTGGAACTGGAGGCCAAGGTGGAAGCCTTAATGGACGAGATCAACTTCCTGAGGTCTTTCTATGAAGCG GAGCTGGCACAGCTTCATGCCCAGATCTCTGAGACTTCCGTGGTCCTGTCCATGGACAACAACCGCAAGCTAGACCTGGACAGCATCATCTCTGAGGTCAAGGCCCAATACGAGGACATCGCCAACCGCAGCCGGGCCGAGGCTGAGTCCTGGTACCAGATCAAG TACGAGGAGCTGCAGCGGTCTGCTGGCCGGCACGGGGAAGACCTCCGCTCCACCAGGATGGAGATCTCTGAGTTGAACCGGGTGATACAGAGACTGCGCTCTGAGATTGAAAACGTGAAGAAGCAG TGTTCCACGCTCCAGGCTGCCATCGCCGATGCTGAGCAGCGTGGGGAGCTGGCTCTCAAGGATGCCAAGCACAAGCTGGCTGAGCTGGAGGAGGCCCTGCAGAAGGCCAAGCAGGACATGGCGCGGCAGTTGCGTGAATATCAGGAGTTGATGAACGTCAAGCTGGCCCTGGACATTGAGATCGCCACCTACAGGAAGCTGCTGGAGGGCGAGGAGTGCAG ACTCACTGGAGAAGGTGTCGGGCCCGTGAATATCT CCGTGGTCTCCTCCTCTGGGGGCTCGGGCTACAGCGGGGGCGGCGGCCTCTGCGTGACCGGGGGTGGCTATGGCTtcggcagcagcggcagcagcttcAGCTCCACCAGCGGCCGCGGCATGAGCGGCACCAGCTCCAGCATGCGCATCATCTCCAAGACCTCATCCAGCAAGAGTTACAGGAGCTAA